The following coding sequences are from one Loxodonta africana isolate mLoxAfr1 chromosome 18, mLoxAfr1.hap2, whole genome shotgun sequence window:
- the LOC100673204 gene encoding C-C motif chemokine 4: protein MKLCVAVLSLLVLVAAFCSPALSAPMGSDPPTACCFSYTVRQLPRNFVIDYYETSSLCSNPAVVFQTKRGRQVCANPSESWVQEYMDDLELN, encoded by the exons ATGAAGCTCTGTGTGGCTGTCCTTTCTCTCCTCGTGCTGGTGGCTGCCTTCTGCTCTCCAGCCCTCTCAGCACCAA TGGGCTCAGATCCTCCTACTGCCTGCTGTTTCTCCTATACCGTACGGCAGCTTCCTCGCAACTTTGTGATCGATTACTATGAGACCAGCAGCCTCTGCTCCAATCCAGCTGTGGT ATTCCAGACCAAAAGGGGCAGGCAAGTGTGTGCCAACCCCAGTGAGTCCTGGGTCCAGGAGTACATGGATGACCTGGAACTGAACTGA